In Pseudonocardia sp. C8, one genomic interval encodes:
- a CDS encoding TetR/AcrR family transcriptional regulator, giving the protein MSQATASYHHGDLRAACIRAARELLEETGDSGLSLRAVARRAGVSQTAPYRHFDDREALLSAVAAEGYRELAAALDAAHPEPARPGDLADIAVAYVRFALDHPAMFRVMFAEPCDPNSPERVAAATAINDYLHATVARVLATTAPGTMARTLWALAHGLAFLHLDGKFDAADPSAVERTVRASVAAVLGTPAPH; this is encoded by the coding sequence GTGTCGCAGGCGACCGCCTCGTACCACCACGGCGACCTGCGCGCCGCCTGCATCCGCGCGGCGCGGGAGCTGCTGGAGGAGACCGGGGACTCCGGGCTGTCACTCCGGGCGGTGGCCCGGCGGGCCGGTGTCTCGCAGACCGCGCCGTACCGCCACTTCGACGACCGCGAGGCCCTGCTGTCGGCCGTCGCCGCCGAGGGCTACCGCGAGCTGGCCGCGGCCCTGGATGCCGCCCACCCGGAACCCGCACGCCCCGGCGACCTCGCCGACATCGCGGTCGCCTACGTCCGGTTCGCCCTGGACCACCCGGCGATGTTCCGGGTGATGTTCGCCGAGCCGTGCGACCCGAACAGTCCCGAGCGGGTCGCCGCGGCCACCGCGATCAACGACTACCTGCACGCGACCGTCGCCCGCGTGCTCGCCACGACGGCGCCCGGGACCATGGCCAGGACGCTCTGGGCGCTCGCGCACGGCCTCGCCTTCCTCCACCTCGACGGCAAGTTCGACGCCGCCGACCCCTCGGCGGTCGAGCGCACGGTCCGCGCGTCGGTGGCCGCGGTGCTCGGAACCCCGGCACCGCACTGA
- a CDS encoding NADH:flavin oxidoreductase/NADH oxidase family protein encodes MPSELFSPLHLPSGAVLRNRIAKAAMEENLAGEGQLPDHRLFELYRRWSAGGTGLLITGNVMVHAEALTGPAGVVLDDATPLEPFREWARAGRSGGAAVWMQVNHPGRQIEADMPGVVWGPSAVGVDLGRQSSRFGSPRAMTAREIADTVQRFAVTAARAEEAGFDGVEIHAAHGYLLSQFLSPLANRRTDEWGGSLENRARMLLDVVREVRSAVSPSFAVAVKLNSADFQRGGFDADDARRVIGWLDPLGVDLVELSGGSYESPAMTGRPADERTRSREAYFLDLATDLVATSPLPLMLTGGITRRATAEQVLAGGVAVVGMGTSLAVTPDLPDRWRRGQEAGRALRPVTWSNKPLASAASMAQVRRQLRRLARGAPTAPGVFPAYALAVEQVRRRHALRRYRSWLAARPSATKEYAR; translated from the coding sequence ATGCCGTCCGAACTGTTCTCACCCCTGCACCTCCCCTCGGGGGCGGTGCTGCGCAACCGGATCGCCAAGGCCGCGATGGAGGAGAACCTGGCCGGGGAGGGTCAGCTGCCCGATCACCGGTTGTTCGAGCTGTACCGGCGCTGGAGTGCCGGCGGTACCGGGCTTCTCATCACCGGCAACGTCATGGTGCACGCCGAGGCGCTGACCGGCCCGGCCGGTGTGGTGCTCGACGACGCCACGCCGCTGGAGCCGTTCCGCGAGTGGGCACGCGCCGGGCGCTCCGGCGGCGCCGCGGTGTGGATGCAGGTCAACCACCCGGGGCGGCAGATCGAGGCGGACATGCCGGGCGTGGTGTGGGGCCCGTCCGCGGTCGGTGTCGACCTCGGCCGGCAGAGCAGCCGGTTCGGCAGCCCCCGGGCGATGACGGCGCGGGAGATCGCCGACACCGTGCAGCGGTTCGCCGTCACGGCCGCCCGCGCGGAGGAGGCCGGGTTCGACGGCGTCGAGATCCATGCCGCGCACGGTTACCTGCTCTCGCAGTTCCTCTCCCCGCTGGCGAACCGGCGTACCGACGAGTGGGGCGGTTCCCTGGAGAACCGGGCCCGGATGTTGCTCGACGTGGTGCGGGAGGTCCGCTCCGCGGTGTCGCCGTCGTTCGCGGTGGCGGTGAAGCTGAACTCCGCCGACTTCCAGCGGGGCGGGTTCGACGCCGACGACGCGCGCCGGGTCATCGGCTGGCTGGACCCGCTGGGCGTGGACCTGGTCGAGCTGTCCGGGGGCAGCTACGAGAGCCCCGCGATGACCGGGCGCCCGGCCGACGAGCGCACCCGTTCCCGCGAGGCGTACTTCCTCGACCTGGCCACGGATCTGGTCGCGACCAGTCCGCTGCCGTTGATGCTCACCGGCGGGATCACCCGCCGCGCCACCGCCGAGCAGGTGCTCGCCGGCGGCGTCGCCGTCGTGGGAATGGGCACGTCCCTGGCCGTCACCCCGGACCTGCCGGACCGCTGGCGCCGCGGACAGGAGGCCGGCCGCGCGCTGCGGCCCGTGACCTGGTCGAACAAGCCGCTGGCCTCCGCCGCGAGCATGGCCCAGGTCCGGCGCCAGCTGCGGCGACTCGCCCGCGGAGCCCCGACCGCACCGGGCGTGTTCCCGGCCTACGCTCTGGCCGTCGAGCAGGTCCGGCGGCGACACGCCCTGCGCCGCTACCGCAGCTGGCTGGCCGCCCGGCCGTCCGCAACGAAGGAGTACGCACGATGA